TCGGACTTAAACTTTCAATAGTAATGCTTGTTTATTTAGGAACGGGTTTACATGGGCGCAAGTCTAATTAAATGTTCAATCCAAATAAACCGGTGTGTAATTGAAGCGAAGACTAGTGTTCGTTTTTATACTGACTATAAAATCCTAAGCAGAATTGTTACTTTACAAGTTCATTTTTAGAATGATAGGCTGTATGAGAATATAACATGTATCTGGTTCTGTAGCAATTGCTATACCTATGCTTACACAATTTGCAGGAAGTGTCAAGATTAGTGTTACACAACTCTTTCGGCGTAGAAAACAAGAGCACGCGCGAATGCCTTCAAATAGAAGTATTTGTCAATATTGTTGAATACAGAACATTCTGAAGATGAACGTAAAACTGTTCCACTGCAACCCATAATCTTTGTTTCCCCAAGGCTTGGGGTGCGTAAAATTATTTACAAACGAGTCGTGATGAAAACGCTTGATTTCGCGTGGGAAAACATGTGGCCATCTGACCTTTAATTTTTGTTCACAAATGACAAGAATGGAGCAAACAACTTTTTAAATGAGCCGCGCCAGCTGCCATTCCTTCGAGTCCGATCAAAGTAGACTGGAtcgtctctctcctcatcactcaaTTCTGACTTGGGCACTAGTGTGGCACTGTTGTTAGTGTTCTGCTGACCCACGCTACGGTGCTCATCATCCCAAGTGCCAAGAAGCTCCTTCATCTCCTCAGGAGCGTTGCCCTTCAGATATTGCCAAGCTTTCCTTCCATTGTAATCCATGGCATCGATATTGGCACCGAACGCACCGACTAGAATTTTAATTACCATGTATCGACTGTGCATAGCTGCTACGTGGAGTGGGGTGAGCCCCCCACTGCCCTTCAAATTCACGTTGACTGGAATCCCCTCCTTTTCAGCATGCCTTAGCAATTGTATTAGTGTCTCATCCTGGCCACTTTTGGCTAACCAGTGTAGCACTGTAAACCCACTGACAAAATCTTTCCTGGTTAGTAGACTAGAATCTTCGGAAAGAAAATCCATGATGGTTTCATAGTTTCCATCTACAACAGACAACATCCATGCATGCTCCATGGGGCACAGAGCCCAACCTTCCATCACCTCCTCACCAATCTCCCTTGAAGACGCACCGGAACCTTTCGAAGATCGAACACTTGCAAATCCACCGGACGAGTTCAAAAATAAGTCCTTCAAGTATATTTTACGCATGGCGGGTGTGAGCGAGCCTCTCTCGGATGAGCTACTGTTGGTGTCACACACCTCTGGCTGTCTCTGCAGTCTTGATCTGCGTGCCGAAGCATAAGTAGTGACACTGGCAGGGAATGCCCGCACACCAGCTCTAGACAAGCGGTCCAAGACGTTGGCCTGTCCAGATTGCTTGACATGGGAGTCTTGCCCATTATTAGTTTGTTCGGATCGAGACTCCAATGCGCCTCCGTCTTGCAGGGGTTGGAAATGTGTCACCGAGTTGTCTGTCGGCTCTCTGATGCTGGTGCCGTCATACATGTTGCCTGACTTAGTTGCCTTTTCTCGTTTCCTCAATTTAGATAAGTATTTTGGATAGCATTAAACAAGGAAATGCTTGTCTCCGTTGCGCATTGGACCTTCAATACTTGTCtctgaaaaaacaacaaaatgtttaTTAGCCTATAGGCCActcattttgtattttattatttagtaaaaaaaatacatgttataGGCCAAAACGTATAATTCTATTCggtctttgaaaataagaaaaTGGTAGTGTAGACGTACTTCTCCCCAATAAAGTTATAGCATATAAGCCTACATTTTTGTGAAACTtaaacatgtttaaaaaataacaaaaatccTTCATTGCTTGTTTTCAGTAGCCCAATTACACAGGCTTGTAGACATTGGCTACATCGTGATAAGCAGACAGTTTAGTGACATCTCTTTTAGACTCACATGTAAACAaagtaaaaaaaatctgtttttctttATATTGGATAGGTCATAAATAACAGTTCCGCTCA
Above is a genomic segment from Oncorhynchus kisutch isolate 150728-3 linkage group LG19, Okis_V2, whole genome shotgun sequence containing:
- the sowahd gene encoding ankyrin repeat domain-containing protein SOWAHC is translated as MYDGTSIREPTDNSVTHFQPLQDGGALESRSEQTNNGQDSHVKQSGQANVLDRLSRAGVRAFPASVTTYASARRSRLQRQPEVCDTNSSSSERGSLTPAMRKIYLKDLFLNSSGGFASVRSSKGSGASSREIGEEVMEGWALCPMEHAWMLSVVDGNYETIMDFLSEDSSLLTRKDFVSGFTVLHWLAKSGQDETLIQLLRHAEKEGIPVNVNLKGSGGLTPLHVAAMHSRYMVIKILVGAFGANIDAMDYNGRKAWQYLKGNAPEEMKELLGTWDDEHRSVGQQNTNNSATLVPKSELSDEERDDPVYFDRTRRNGSWRGSFKKLFAPFLSFVNKN